A genomic window from Acidimicrobiia bacterium includes:
- a CDS encoding M3 family oligoendopeptidase, translating to MVFKVKEIQNVNWDVSDIVKKYESLEQLTGLVESKATVLKKFEGKIAQLDIGSFLTFMKDYGEYYELSVRAMDYVTLRYSVATNDEIVAAQMQKIDEQFSELSAKLSFIDIEINDIDDDKFQSIISLPEAKFCSYSLIQTRRSKKYQLSVKEESLISQLSVTGESAWSRLYEELSSAIVVDIKDEDEPVMLSNALAFLHSPDREKRKHVAKAISDSFEKTLKTHTFIFNTLINDHYIEDKLRKYPTWISARNLENDASDESVEVLVKSCTSRYDIAQRWYKLKAKLLGLDKLEYYDRYAPLSSVEVKVTYADACNIVHDAYSSFSDKMTKIFEDFMNNDWIDASVKEGKTGGAFCAPGVSDHHPFVLLNWTNSRNDVLTLAHEMGHACHAVLAAKQGPFHQDTGLTFAETASVFAESVTFNRLLNMTENKEERLVLLAEYIDGQIATVFRQIAMHRFETEVHNHRRTIGELSIEDIKRYWSETQQEMFGESIIPNHDYSSWWTYISHVFEVPGYVYAYAYGQLLALSVYAKYKEEGESFVSKYEEMLSSGGSNSPVELAKLVGVDLEDPEFWNNGLSIIEDMVNSAESLALEISRK from the coding sequence ATGGTATTTAAAGTCAAAGAAATACAAAATGTAAACTGGGATGTTAGTGATATTGTTAAGAAATATGAATCCTTAGAACAACTAACAGGATTAGTTGAATCAAAAGCCACTGTTCTTAAAAAATTTGAAGGAAAAATAGCACAATTAGATATCGGATCATTTTTAACATTTATGAAAGATTATGGGGAGTACTACGAATTAAGTGTTCGAGCTATGGACTATGTAACTCTTCGATATAGTGTTGCAACCAATGATGAAATTGTAGCTGCACAAATGCAAAAAATTGATGAACAATTTAGCGAGCTTTCTGCAAAACTATCTTTTATAGATATTGAAATTAATGATATTGATGATGATAAATTTCAAAGTATAATATCGCTGCCGGAAGCAAAATTTTGTTCATATTCTTTAATTCAAACTAGGAGATCTAAAAAATATCAACTAAGTGTAAAAGAAGAATCTTTAATATCGCAATTAAGTGTAACTGGTGAATCTGCATGGTCGAGGCTATACGAAGAGCTATCTTCAGCAATTGTAGTAGACATAAAAGATGAAGATGAACCTGTAATGCTATCTAATGCATTAGCATTTCTCCATTCTCCTGATCGTGAAAAAAGAAAACATGTAGCAAAAGCGATATCGGACTCTTTTGAAAAAACATTAAAAACGCATACGTTTATTTTCAATACATTAATAAATGATCATTATATAGAAGATAAATTGCGTAAATATCCAACTTGGATCAGTGCTAGAAATTTAGAAAACGATGCCAGTGATGAATCTGTTGAGGTGTTAGTTAAATCTTGTACATCGCGTTACGACATAGCTCAAAGATGGTATAAGTTAAAAGCAAAATTATTAGGTTTAGATAAACTTGAATACTATGACAGATATGCACCTTTATCAAGCGTAGAAGTTAAAGTCACTTACGCTGACGCTTGTAATATTGTACATGATGCATATTCGAGTTTCTCAGACAAGATGACAAAAATATTCGAAGATTTCATGAATAATGATTGGATAGATGCATCTGTTAAAGAAGGCAAAACTGGCGGTGCTTTTTGTGCTCCCGGAGTATCTGATCACCATCCATTTGTCTTATTAAACTGGACAAATTCAAGGAATGATGTTCTCACACTTGCACACGAAATGGGCCATGCCTGTCATGCTGTATTGGCAGCAAAACAAGGACCATTCCATCAAGATACTGGATTAACATTCGCAGAAACTGCATCTGTATTTGCTGAATCAGTCACATTTAATCGATTGTTAAATATGACTGAAAATAAAGAGGAAAGATTAGTGCTGCTTGCAGAATATATAGATGGACAAATTGCAACAGTATTTCGACAGATTGCTATGCATAGATTTGAGACAGAGGTTCATAATCATCGCAGAACAATTGGCGAGCTAAGTATTGAAGATATTAAAAGATATTGGTCAGAAACACAACAAGAGATGTTCGGCGAATCAATTATTCCAAACCATGATTACTCTTCATGGTGGACATATATTTCTCATGTTTTTGAGGTGCCAGGATATGTATATGCATACGCATATGGACAGTTATTAGCGTTAAGTGTATATGCGAAATATAAAGAAGAAGGCGAAAGTTTTGTTTCTAAATATGAAGAGATGCTTTCTTCTGGTGGATCAAACTCACCTGTGGAATTGGCAAAGCTTGTAGGTGTTGATTTAGAAGACCCTGAATTTTGGAATAATGGTCTTAGCATAATTGAAGATATGGTAAATAGTGCCGAAAGTTTAGCTTTGGAGATTAGCAGAAAATAG